A genomic window from Sporosarcina sp. Marseille-Q4063 includes:
- a CDS encoding IS4 family transposase → MTSVNQNLVFRQYLSNLPTNILACPLMNYDAKKLTDLSVVKIFIMASLCKWDSLRIIDTGIRSKKAFQKEIGVKSISHSQISRRLIDLNTADLADLLSRLAQHYWTLKGNAKGLNANVGPLRIIDGTYVKLPKNALNRTAISKDSCGIKLHVRIVAASANSIFPEKMIPSTGNVADSDAVNHIIDADGALYVMDRGYAHKTKMGGWIERNVQFLVRIRKTFKMETLKSYEPTHPKVTKNELVSIITREEPVRYIEFIDDEGTPFHLITNRLDLTEEEILEAYKNRWYVELFFKWLKQHVKVSHLFSHSPVGIWNQMYIALITCALAEIMRLIHQPSKNSWVFLSTVQQFLFSTINVLMKDFNRKLRKSKGRQKVPKTKSQTMWFGEDFAIVSPITKKHFIDKEKEKKRKAKENKVKMKQQ, encoded by the coding sequence ATGACCAGTGTAAACCAAAATTTAGTCTTTCGTCAATACTTATCTAATTTACCAACCAACATTTTAGCTTGTCCACTTATGAACTACGATGCGAAAAAGCTAACCGACTTATCAGTCGTGAAAATATTTATTATGGCAAGTCTTTGCAAATGGGATTCACTTAGGATAATCGATACAGGTATCCGTTCAAAAAAAGCATTTCAGAAAGAAATTGGGGTAAAGTCTATTAGTCATTCGCAAATTAGTCGGCGTTTAATAGATCTGAATACTGCTGATTTAGCAGATTTACTAAGTCGACTAGCCCAACACTATTGGACATTAAAAGGTAACGCTAAGGGACTGAATGCCAATGTAGGGCCTCTTCGAATCATTGATGGTACTTATGTTAAATTGCCGAAGAATGCATTAAATCGGACTGCAATCTCTAAAGATTCCTGCGGAATCAAGTTGCATGTACGTATTGTCGCTGCATCTGCAAATAGTATATTTCCAGAAAAGATGATTCCATCAACCGGAAATGTAGCTGACTCTGACGCTGTTAATCACATCATTGATGCCGATGGTGCCTTGTACGTTATGGATCGTGGGTATGCCCATAAAACAAAAATGGGTGGATGGATTGAAAGAAATGTCCAATTTCTCGTTCGTATAAGAAAGACCTTCAAGATGGAAACGTTGAAGTCTTACGAACCAACACATCCTAAAGTTACTAAAAACGAATTGGTGTCAATAATAACGCGAGAAGAACCTGTTCGATATATCGAATTCATTGACGATGAAGGAACACCTTTTCACTTGATTACAAATCGTTTGGATTTGACTGAAGAAGAGATTCTAGAAGCTTATAAAAACCGCTGGTATGTTGAGCTGTTTTTCAAATGGCTTAAACAGCACGTCAAGGTAAGCCATTTATTCAGTCATTCTCCTGTTGGTATTTGGAATCAAATGTACATCGCATTGATTACCTGTGCTTTGGCTGAGATCATGCGACTTATTCATCAACCAAGCAAAAACAGTTGGGTATTCTTAAGCACGGTGCAACAATTCCTGTTCTCAACGATAAATGTACTAATGAAGGACTTCAATCGGAAGTTGAGAAAGAGCAAGGGACGGCAAAAAGTACCGAAAACAAAGTCCCAAACCATGTGGTTTGGAGAAGACTTCGCCATTGTTAGCCCGATCACGAAAAAGCATTTCATCGACAAAGAGAAAGAAAAGAAGCGAAAAGCAAAAGAAAATAAGGTGAAAATGAAACAACAGTAA
- a CDS encoding LURP-one-related/scramblase family protein, with product MRKLYIKQKVFSLSGKFSVKDAEENEIYFVEGSFMKIPKTFSVMGDKQNEVATITKKTFSFLPTFFVDVHGQETMTIKKQFSFLKARYTIDAAGIEVQGNWWDMDFEVYQNRDFIGSVSKKWFTWGDSYELQIANDEMEPLLVALVVAIDCAKADQSAAVSVAAG from the coding sequence ATGAGAAAATTGTACATTAAACAAAAAGTGTTTAGCCTAAGTGGAAAGTTTTCTGTAAAGGACGCAGAAGAGAACGAAATTTATTTTGTAGAGGGAAGTTTTATGAAAATACCGAAGACCTTTTCTGTTATGGGCGATAAGCAGAATGAAGTGGCGACGATTACGAAAAAAACATTTAGTTTCTTGCCAACTTTTTTTGTTGATGTACATGGGCAAGAAACAATGACAATCAAAAAGCAATTTTCTTTTCTGAAAGCACGTTATACAATCGACGCGGCAGGAATAGAAGTGCAAGGAAATTGGTGGGATATGGATTTTGAAGTGTATCAAAACAGGGATTTTATCGGTTCCGTGAGCAAAAAGTGGTTCACATGGGGCGACAGCTATGAGCTGCAAATTGCAAATGACGAAATGGAACCACTTCTCGTCGCGCTTGTAGTCGCAATTGACTGTGCGAAAGCAGATCAGAGTGCAGCAGTGAGTGTGGCAGCAGGGTGA
- a CDS encoding stage III sporulation protein AH, whose protein sequence is MLMITENVKGKRYKELIDFLSRHCNCFAFVEDRQMMEIEEERLAYIHNLITYIEEHLIERKIQKEWETTRLVDDTAYVFYFNLNNATKQFLKDNSDSLFDWIRPELPEDLTFYQNDKCILATCSHEGFFLWIK, encoded by the coding sequence ATGTTGATGATAACTGAAAATGTGAAGGGCAAACGCTATAAAGAGCTGATAGATTTTCTTTCAAGACATTGCAATTGTTTTGCTTTTGTAGAAGATAGACAGATGATGGAAATTGAGGAGGAGCGTCTGGCTTATATTCATAATTTGATTACTTATATTGAAGAACATCTTATTGAAAGAAAAATTCAAAAAGAATGGGAAACTACAAGACTGGTGGATGATACAGCATATGTTTTTTATTTCAACTTGAATAATGCCACCAAGCAATTTTTGAAAGATAATAGTGATTCTCTTTTTGACTGGATTAGACCTGAGCTTCCAGAAGATTTAACGTTTTATCAAAATGATAAATGTATATTAGCAACTTGCTCACACGAAGGATTTTTTTTGTGGATAAAATGA
- a CDS encoding TIGR02328 family protein produces MRLWHEDMLTELPRQQLLGQHRECCALRGFGWNKKHAAVNYIFNYSPYKLFQYHMKVMREMQRRGYNNDPLWENPTYRGKICPSYEEILTEQASSPIYPEHDEGYMKECLENLTEKGIHLTIGKAD; encoded by the coding sequence ATGAGATTATGGCATGAAGACATGTTAACTGAGTTGCCGCGTCAGCAGTTGCTTGGGCAACACCGAGAATGCTGTGCGTTACGCGGATTCGGTTGGAACAAAAAACATGCGGCTGTGAATTATATATTCAATTATTCACCTTATAAACTTTTTCAATATCACATGAAAGTGATGAGGGAAATGCAACGACGCGGCTATAATAATGATCCGTTATGGGAAAACCCGACGTACCGCGGGAAAATATGTCCGTCTTATGAGGAAATTTTAACTGAGCAAGCGAGCAGTCCCATTTATCCAGAACATGATGAAGGCTATATGAAAGAATGTCTCGAAAATCTTACTGAAAAAGGCATTCATTTAACGATTGGCAAGGCAGATTAG
- a CDS encoding pyridoxamine 5'-phosphate oxidase family protein, with product MDAKKTALKILKESFVGTMATVQQNKPHSRYMTFFSDEFTLYTATSKQTHKVDELEANPHTHILIGYEGEGIGDEFLEIEGTVAISSDEQIKEKMWNKHLKPWFSGPEDPNLVILKVSPDSIRLMNKKGEEPKIIEF from the coding sequence ATGGACGCAAAAAAAACGGCACTAAAGATCTTAAAAGAAAGCTTTGTCGGCACGATGGCAACCGTTCAACAGAACAAGCCACACTCACGTTATATGACCTTCTTTAGTGATGAATTTACGCTCTACACAGCGACATCAAAACAAACGCATAAGGTAGATGAACTTGAAGCGAATCCGCATACGCACATTTTAATCGGCTACGAAGGAGAAGGTATCGGAGACGAATTTCTTGAAATTGAAGGAACTGTCGCCATTTCTTCCGATGAACAAATTAAAGAGAAAATGTGGAATAAGCATTTGAAACCATGGTTCAGTGGTCCTGAAGATCCCAATCTCGTCATTTTGAAAGTTTCACCTGACTCAATCCGTTTAATGAATAAAAAGGGTGAAGAACCAAAAATCATTGAATTCTGA
- a CDS encoding DUF1963 domain-containing protein — MNITQIKDVLFKQATIFKTGGFRPTEELGESWIGKVLWGKEGESIPANFDPICTLFLYKLPYVPKELVSYQLITIYMDFDVFNHLNEDNLASFFKIDCYTDLDVLQKINEQSTRIKPFPLTPIFIDNDAPSWEDSDSVDPKIEDEILRLELEDSIEYYDDIVEKIYSTHKVGGYPSFTQSGITFEEGYPFVFQISSDEKAQFNIVDSGSFYFFYNQEKQDWIVYCDFY, encoded by the coding sequence GGTGGTTTTCGACCAACAGAGGAATTAGGAGAAAGTTGGATCGGTAAGGTTTTATGGGGGAAAGAAGGAGAAAGTATACCAGCCAATTTTGATCCGATTTGCACGTTATTTTTATATAAATTACCCTATGTACCGAAGGAATTAGTAAGCTATCAGTTAATAACTATTTATATGGATTTCGACGTATTTAATCATCTAAATGAGGATAATTTAGCTTCATTTTTCAAGATAGATTGTTATACGGATTTAGATGTATTACAAAAGATAAATGAACAATCTACGAGGATAAAACCTTTTCCATTAACTCCTATATTTATTGATAATGATGCACCTTCTTGGGAGGATTCTGATAGCGTCGACCCCAAAATTGAAGATGAAATATTACGACTTGAATTAGAGGATAGTATTGAATATTACGATGATATTGTTGAGAAAATATATTCGACTCATAAAGTTGGGGGGTATCCTTCTTTTACTCAAAGTGGAATCACTTTTGAAGAAGGTTACCCATTTGTATTTCAAATAAGTTCAGACGAAAAAGCTCAATTCAACATAGTAGATAGTGGTAGTTTCTATTTTTTCTACAATCAAGAAAAACAAGATTGGATTGTGTATTGTGATTTTTATTAG